In Citrus sinensis cultivar Valencia sweet orange chromosome 2, DVS_A1.0, whole genome shotgun sequence, a single genomic region encodes these proteins:
- the LOC102616847 gene encoding uncharacterized protein LOC102616847, translating into MLKQAKEELQMLETQYPNRFGHLKMELKSFILLLESQQYSNNIPSCSTATTQASTSKKRKKGGSLTHEVIIEERSKCQKVEGNFKGRNRIDLVLEKAQSCLRKIQELKSSLCGS; encoded by the exons ATGCTGAAGCAGGCAAAGGAAGAGTTGCAAATGCTTGAAACCCAGTACCCAAATCGCTTTGGCCATCTCAAAATGGAGCTCAAATCTTTCATATTATTACTTGAATCCCAACAATATAGTAATAACATTCCCTCTTGTTCCACTGCTACCACACAAG CATCAACGAgcaagaagagaaagaaaggtgGTTCTTTAACCCACGAAGTGATCATTGAGGAAAGAAGTAAGTGTCAGAAGGTTGAAGGGAACTTCAAGGGAAGGAACAGGATTGATTTGGTTCTTGAGAAGGCTCAATCCTGTCTTCGGAAAATTCAAGAACTCAAATCTAGCTTATGCGGAAGTTAA